From Canis lupus baileyi chromosome 16, mCanLup2.hap1, whole genome shotgun sequence, a single genomic window includes:
- the WIPI1 gene encoding WD repeat domain phosphoinositide-interacting protein 1 — translation MEAEAAESPPGGVEAALSCFSFNQDCTSLAIGTKAGYKLFSLSSVEHLDQVHGSNEIPDVYIVERLFSSSLVVVVSHSKPRQMNVYHFKKGTEICNYSYSSNILSIRLNRQRLLVCLEEAIYIHNIKDMKLLKTILDIPANPTGLCALSINHSNSYVAYPGSLTTGEIVLYDGHSLKTVCTIAAHEGTLAAIAFNALGSKLASASEKGTVIRVFSVPDGQKLYEFRRGMKRYVTISSLVFSMDSQFLCASSNTETVHIFKLEHLTNSRPEEPSTWTGYMGKMFMAASNYLPTQVSDMMNQDRAFATGRLNFSGQRNICTLSTIQKLPRLLVASSDGHLYIYNLDPQDGGECVLIKTHSLLSSGTTEENKENDLRPSLPQSYAATVARPSTWSASTVPGYSEDGGALRGEIIPEHEFATGPVCLDDENEFPPINLCRGSQKGKTKHS, via the exons ATCCCTAGCAATTGGAACCAAAGCCGGTTATAAGCTGTTTTCTTTGAGTTCTGTGGAGCATCTGGACCAAGTCCATGGAAgca ACGAAATCCCAGACGTTTACATCGTGGAGCGCCTGTTCTCCAGCAgcctggtggtggtggtcagTCACTCAAAGCCACGGCAAATGAACGTCTATCACTTCAAGAAAGGCACAGAGATCTGTAATTACAGCTATTCCAGCAACATCCTGTCCATAAGGCTGAACCGACAG AGGCTGCTGGTGTGTCTGGAGGAGGCCATCTACATTCACAACATCAAAGACATGAAACTGTTGAAAACCATCCTGGATATTCCTGCAAACCCAACAG GTCTCTGTGCCCTCTCCATCAACCATTCCAATTCGTATGTGGCCTACCCTGGAAGCCTGACCACAGGCGAGATTGTGCTTTACGATGGACACTCCCTG AAAACAGTCTGCACAATTGCTGCCCACGAGGGGACGCTGGCCGCCATCGCCTTCAATGCCTTGGGCTCAAAACTAGCGAGCGCCTCTGAAAAA GGCACTGTCATCCGGGTGTTCTCTGTACCTGATGGGCAAAAGCTCTACGAGTTTCGAAGGGGCATGAAAAG GTACGTGACAATCAGCTCTCTCGTGTTCAGTATGGACTCGCAGTTCCTCTGTGCCTCAAGCAACACCGAGACCGTGCACATCTTCAAGCTGGAGCACCTCACTAACAG CCGACCAGAAGAGCCTTCGACCTGGACTGGCTACATGGGAAAGATGTTCATGGCTGCTTCCAACTACCTCCCCACCCAGGTGTCAGACATGATGAACCAGGACAGGGCCTTCGCCACCGGACGTCTGAACTTCTCGGGTCAGAGGAACATCTGCACTCTCTCAAC GATCCAGAAATTGCCAAGGCTGCTGGTCGCATCATCCGATGGACACCTTTACATCTACAATTTGGACCCTCAGGACGGAGGAGAATGTGTCTTAATCAAGACCCACAG CTTGCTTAGCTCAGgaacaacagaagaaaataaagaaaatgaccTCAGACCTTCATTACCTCAGTCTTACGCAGCAACTGTAGCCAGACCAAGCACCTGGTCCGCCTCCACGGTGCCAG GTTATTCTGAGGACGGCGGAGCCCTCCGAGGAGAGATTATTCCTGAACATGAGTTTGCGACGGGACCAGTGTGTCTTGATGATGAGAATGAATTCCCCCCT ATAAACTTGTGCCGTGGAAGTCAGAAGGGCAAAACGAAGCATTCATGA